In the genome of Planctomyces sp. SH-PL62, the window AGGACGGTCAGGGCCTCGCCTTCCCAGGCGTCGGCGATCGGGTCCAGGGGGCCGAGTTCGACCCCCTGGTCGGCCAGCAGCGCCCGCGAGCCCACGAGGACCTTGCGGCCGTCGACGGTCGCCGAGACGCCGCGCCCCCGGATCGCCCGGAACTCCGTCGCGGCCCGGTCGTCCCCCTTCCCGGCGAAGGCCCGCGCCAGGGGATGCTCGCTCGACGACTCGGCCGCCGCGATCAGGGCGACGAGTTCTGGCTCGTCCCAGCCGGGGAGGGCGCGGGCCTGGACGAGACTCGGACGGCCTTCGGTCAGCGTGCCCGTCTTGTCGAAGACGATCACGCCGATCCGGTCCATGTTCTCCAGGGCCGACGCCTCCCGGATGAACAGCCCCGCGCGGGCGCCCCGGCCGGTCGCCACGGCGACGGCCATCGGCGTCGCCAACCCCAGGGCGCACGGGCAGGCGATGATCAGCACCGCCGCCGCGTTCAGCACCGCCCGGCTCCAGTCGGCGGTGGCGAGCCCCCAGCCCAGGAAGGTCGCCAGGGCGACCACCAGCACCGCCGGCACGAAGATCGACGAGACCCGGTCCGCCAGCCGCTGCACCCCCGCCTTCGACCCCTGCGCCGCCAGGACCAGGCGGACGATCTGCTCCAGCGCGCTCTCCTTGCCCAGCCGCTTGACCTCGATCACCAGCGATCCGTCGCCGTTCATCGTCGCGCCGGTGACGCGGTCGCCCGGCTTCTTCGCGACCGGGACCGACTCGCCGGTGAGCATCGACTCGTCGATCTCGGACTCCCCTTCGAGGACGTCGCCGTCGACCGGGACCGTTTCGCCCGGCTGGACCCGGACCCGGTCGCCTCGCACCAGGTCGGCGAGGGGCACCTCGACGACCCCGCCGGCCTCGTCCAGACGATTCGCCGTCCGCGGGGACAGGTCCAGCAGCCGCTCGACGGCCGCGCCGGCGTTCCCCTTGGCGCGGACCTCCAGGAACTTGCCCAGCGTGATCAGGGTCAGGATCAAGCCCGCGTCCATGAAGAAATGGGCCTGATGGAGATGCCCCACCAGCAGGTGATACAGGCTGTACAGGAACGCCGTGGAAGTCCCCAGGGCGATCAGCGTGTCCATGTTGGCGGAGCCCTGGAGGAGCCTCCGCCACGCGCCCCTGATGTACGGCCCCCCCAGCGCGACCTGGAGGAACGCCGCCAGGCCGCACATCGACCACCCGACCCAGGCGGCGTGGCTCCACGACGGAACGACCATCGAGCCGATCCCGAGAGCCACCAGGGGGACCGTCGCGACGACGCCCACGACCAGCCGGTTCCGCCACATGGCGACGCTCGCGGCCCGCTCCTCGCGGAGCTGCGCGGCGGCGCGGGCCCCGAACATCAGGTCGTCCCGTCGGGCCGAGTACCCGGCGTCGGCGGCGGCGCGGGCCAGATCCTCGATCGCCACCCGATCGGGAACGACGACCACCGCCGCGCGTTCCGTCGCCAGATTGACCCGCGCATCCTCGACGCCGGGCACCTCCTTCAACGCCTTCTCGACCCTCGCGACGCAACTCGCGCAGTGCATGCCGCCGATCGCCAGGTCCCATTCCTCCTGTGCGGGCCCCGGGGAGACGGCCGGTTCGGTCGTGGGAGGAGGGGTCGAATCCTCCGCCGGCTTCGCCGCGAGGCCGCCGATCGTCAGCAAGACCGGGGGAGGGGGGACGGCCTCGCCGGGATCGTCCCCGTCGTCGGTCGTGTAGCCGGCGTCTCGAATCGCCCGGGCGACCGCCGAGCGGCTCGCGACGACCGGATCGACGACGACCTCCGCGTTGGCGCCCGCCAGGTCGACGACGGCCGAGACGACGCCGGGCGTCGATTCCAGCGCCTTCGTCACCGATCGGACGCAATGCCCGCAGGTCATTCCCCGGACCGGAACATCCCAAACCTCGGTCGCGACCGCCATGGCTGATCCTCGCACTCAAGACATCGAGCTTGCGCCAGGCCGGCGAACCGCCGAGCGAGGCGCCTCGCACCGGAGCATTATAGAGCGACCCGCAAGGCCGCCTCTCCGTCGACGCTCATTAGACGGGTTTCATGCTCTCGTCAAAGCGCGAACAGGGCGTTTCATGAGAGGATCAGCACAATTAAACCAATCTGGGAAACCGGCCGCGCCCGCCGTCTAGTTTGGCAAGACGTTTACTATCGCCTCGATCGACCGTGACCTCGCGTCCGGCGGCCACCGTCTCAAGGGCCGTTCCGTCATCGCCATGCCTTTCCGGTTCGAATCACGGCCGCACGCCTTGTTCGCGCGACGTGACGTCCGGGGCTCGCGGCGGAGAGATCGGCCCAGGACGCCGAAGGGCCTTACACTGGCTCCGCCAGGGTCTCGGGAGGGCCCGAAACACGGAGCCGGCCGCATGAAGAAAAATCATAGGGAGGGTTGACTCGCACGCAGATTGATCGTATTTTGACGTTCGTTCGCGACATGACGACGAAATTCATCAACAAAACGTCATGCCGCAGTGCCAGTTAGTCATTATTTCATCCCTTCATGCCGGTCGACCGTACGTCGCTTCCCGACGCTACGGCCTCACCCCCCCAAAGTTCAAGGTTCGATTCCGGGCGGCACGGATGCGCGCGTCTGGTTCGGCCTTCCCCTTGAGTGGACTCCGTCGGCCCCGCCGGAGGCGTCCGCTCACGTTCGGCCACACGGTCCGGACCCCGATATCACAAGGATGTGACCATCGGACCGGACCGCCGTGGGCCAACGACAAGCTTTAATAAGCATAAATCGCATTCGCCGCCGGTTTTCGGCGGCGAGCGCGTTTCGAAGACGTGACCGCCCGACCTGCACCCGCCGGGGGAGGTCGGCTTTATTTTTCGTCGCAGCCGGGGCCGTCCGATCGCCTGGATCAGGGGATGACGCGGTCGGTGTACGCGGCGTCGGCCTGGTCGCGGAGCATCACCGAGTCGGGGACGGCGCTTCGGGAGAAGAAGGGGTTGGAGGCGGGAGTGCTGGGCGGGGCGTCGGGGATGGGTTCGGGGGCGCTGTGGCCCAGCCG includes:
- a CDS encoding heavy metal translocating P-type ATPase — encoded protein: MAVATEVWDVPVRGMTCGHCVRSVTKALESTPGVVSAVVDLAGANAEVVVDPVVASRSAVARAIRDAGYTTDDGDDPGEAVPPPPVLLTIGGLAAKPAEDSTPPPTTEPAVSPGPAQEEWDLAIGGMHCASCVARVEKALKEVPGVEDARVNLATERAAVVVVPDRVAIEDLARAAADAGYSARRDDLMFGARAAAQLREERAASVAMWRNRLVVGVVATVPLVALGIGSMVVPSWSHAAWVGWSMCGLAAFLQVALGGPYIRGAWRRLLQGSANMDTLIALGTSTAFLYSLYHLLVGHLHQAHFFMDAGLILTLITLGKFLEVRAKGNAGAAVERLLDLSPRTANRLDEAGGVVEVPLADLVRGDRVRVQPGETVPVDGDVLEGESEIDESMLTGESVPVAKKPGDRVTGATMNGDGSLVIEVKRLGKESALEQIVRLVLAAQGSKAGVQRLADRVSSIFVPAVLVVALATFLGWGLATADWSRAVLNAAAVLIIACPCALGLATPMAVAVATGRGARAGLFIREASALENMDRIGVIVFDKTGTLTEGRPSLVQARALPGWDEPELVALIAAAESSSEHPLARAFAGKGDDRAATEFRAIRGRGVSATVDGRKVLVGSRALLADQGVELGPLDPIADAWEGEALTVLCAAVDGRPAGAAALADRLKPHAREVVSGIRERGGDVVLLTGDNPATARAVGAELGLPPDRVIAGVLPDAKAAKIEALRSELNGKKVAMVGDGLNDAPALAAADVGIALGTGADLAKAAADVVIASGDLQAVPRALVLGRETLRAIRQNLFWAFAYNTLGIPLAALGLFGRHGPMIAALAMSLSSVTVVARSGWLARLDLDESTAT